A region of the Nocardia asteroides genome:
GCCGCTCCGCTCGATCCGGCGCCGAGCGGAGCCCGCTGCGCCGCCGCTTCCCCGCGCCCCGGCACCGCGGCCATGCGTCTGCGCAGATCGGCTAACGAGGGGGCGCCCTCCCGCCCACCACCGCGCGGCAGCGCGCCCCGATTCACCCCTCCCTGCGATATCGCATCCGAACCCATCACAACCACCTACTTCCCACGATGGACCCGAGGCGAAGCATGCGGAGCGGCCCTCGCGATTCGAGCGGCAGCACCGATCCAGCTATCGATCGATATCGAATATACGTTCGATACGGACTCAGTAGAAACCGACCCCCAGGTTTCGTCAAGGGCTCGGCAGGTTCGTGTCGTGGCAACGGGCGCGCGACACCGGCATCGAACGGAAACGGCCCCGGTCCGCTCGACTGGGCACCAGCACGCGGAGCCGACGCCGTGCCGCAGCTCGTCCCCAGCCGACGACGATGCCGGGTGACGTGATTCTCGATGCGACCGATGGGGGGCGAACCCGGCGTGAGCCCGGCTACCCCAGCCCGGCCTCGGTTCATCGGTATGGTGTGGGAGAGGCATTCGAACCGAGGGTCCGACCGGCAGGCGCCGCGTACGGCCGTGCCCTCTGTCTTTCCCATGCGCGAAGCCGAATGAGGCCAGCTAGCCCCATTTTCCGCTACCCTCGCACCGTGACCGAACGCGCTCGTCCCACTGTCGGCCCTCAATACCTCGTCGCGGGCCGTTACCGCCTCCAATCGAAGGTGGGCGGCGGCGGCATGGGCGCGGTCTGGTTGGCGCACGACCGGCTGCTCGACCGGGACGTCGCGATCAAGCAGGTTCTCACCACGGCCGGACTCGACGAGGAAGAAGCCGAAGCGGTCCGCAACCAGATCATGCACGAGGGCCGGGTCGCCGCGAAGCTCTCGCACGACCACGCGATCGCCGTGTACGACGTGGTGCTCGAGGCCGGTGAGCCCTGGCTGGTGATGGAGCACCTACCCTCGCGCAGCGTCGCGAAGGCGCTCGCGCTGGTCGACACGCTGCCGCCGATCGAGGTCGCGCAGATCGGCGCCCAGGTCGCCGACGCGCTGGCCGCCGCGCACGCGGTCGGCATCGTGCACCGGGATATCAAACCGGGCAACATCCTTGTCGCCGATCGCGGGCCCGGCGTGGGTATGGCGAAGCTCAGCGACTTCGGCATCTCCCGCGGCGCGGGCGATCTGTCCGACGAACCGGACGGCGTGATCACCGGCACCCCCTCCTACCTGCCCCCCGAGGTGGCGCGCGGAGCGCAGCCGACGAAAGCCAGCGACGTGTTCTCCCTGGGCGCCACGCTCTACACCGCGATCGAAGGGCAGCCGCCGTACGGTTTCGACGAGGACAGCGACGTCATCGTGCACCGCGCCGCCATGGCGCAGATCATCCCGCCGACCCGCAGCGGCGTGCTCACCCAGGCGCTGCTGCACATGATGGAGCCCGCGCCCCAGCGCCGCCCGACCATGGCCGAGGCGCGGGACGAGATCCTCACCGCCGCTTTCGGTCCCGGCACCGGGCCGTACATTCTCGGCGCGCCCGTCCGCACCGAGGACGGGACCATTCCGCCTTGGGCCGCACGTAATTCGGCGTCGGGGATCCGCAGCCCCCACTCCACGCCGCTTCCCCGTCCGCACCGCAATCCCGCCGGGGCGACCGCGGCCCCTCAGCGCGCCAGGGATCCCCAGCCGGCCAACGCCCCGCTGGCCATCGCCGTCGGCCTCCTGATCGGCCTGGTCATCATCATCGCGATCATCGTCGCCGTCCTCTGAGGCCTGCCTCGCATCCGGCCCGCCGGATACGAAGAGCCGCAACGGCATCGGGTGCGGGTCAGTCGATGCGGCGGCGGTGGGCCCAGCGAGTCAGGGCGTTGCGATTGGACTGCTGGGTTTTGCGCAGCACGTTGGAGGCGTGGGTTTCCACGGTCTTGACGGAGATGAAGAGGGATTCGGCGATCTCGCGGTAGGTGTAGCCGCGGGCGAGCAGGCGCAGCACCTCCAGCTCGCGCGGGGTCAGCGAGTCGAGTTCGGGGTCCAGCGGTGGTTCGGGCACCGGAGACTTCCCGGTGAACGAGTCCAGGACGAAGCCGGCCAGGCGTGGACTGAAGACCGCGTCGCCACCGGCCACCCGGCGGATGCCGTCGGCCAGTTCGGATCCCGAAATCGTCTTGGTCACATACCCTCTGGCCCCGGCACGGATCACCGCGATCACGTCCTCGGCCGCGTCGGACACGCTCAGCGCCAGGCACACCGGCCCGGGCTCGATACCGGCCAGCACCGCGACCCCGCCGCCGTCGGGCATGTGCACGTCGAGCAGGACGACGTCCGGGCGCTCGGCATTGATTCCGGCCACCGCCTCCGCCACCCCGCCGGCCTCTCCGACCACCTCCATGTCCGCCTCCCGGCTCAATTCGGCACGCACACCCGACCGAAAAACGGCGTGATCATCGACGAGAAAGACCCGCACGGTCACCTACTTCTCCTAACCGACCCTTGACCCCCCACCCGTACCACACCCATCCCCCCACGCGCTCCTCGCGGACCACGCCGGGTCCACGCCCACTCCGCGCACCCGCGAAAAACCACCGTGGCCGCGAGAAACGGACGGCTAGCGCGCGGTGCCGGCGGCTCGAGCCGGTTCCTCGTCCGGCGCGGGGCAGCCGGAGTCGGTACGCGGCATGCTGATCCTGACCTCGGTGCCGCGGCCGGGCGCCGACCGGAGCTCCACCTGCCCGCCGCGGCGCTCGATCCGTCCGCGGATGGATTTGGCCAGGCCCCGGCGGTCTTCCGGCACGGAAGCGAGGTCGAAGCCCACGCCGCGGTCCCGGACGAAGACGCTCACCTGGTGCGGCTCGGCCTCGGCGAACAGGTCGATCTCCGGAACGCCCGCGTGCTTCGCGGCATTGACCAGCGCTTCCCTGCTCGCGCCGAGCAGGGCGGTGAAGTGTTCCTTCGGCAGACCCGCCCCGGAGCCGTCGATGTCCATGGGCACGTCGCCGACGGTCACCGGCGTCACCTTCACGCCGTGCTGGTCCTCCACCTCGCCCGCGATGGTCCGCAGGGCCGCGGCCAGGCTCGACTGCGCCGGACCGGAATCCTCGAACAACCATTTCCGCAGTTCCCGCTCCTGGCTGCGTGCCAGCCGCAGCACCTCCTGCGGGTCGTCGGCTTGGCGCTGGATGAGCGCGAGCGTCTGGAGCACCGAATCGTGCAGGTGCGAGGCGATCTCCTCGCGTTCCTCGTTGCGGATGCGGGCGGCGCGCTCGGTGTTCAGCGCGCGCATCATGCGCAGCCACAGCGGGACCGTCAGCAGTCCCGCGCCTACCAGCGTGACCGCCACCGCGAGCAGCGCCGAGCCGAGCGAACTCAGATCGATCCGCGCCAGCACCACCACGCCGAGACCGGCCACGATCAACGTCGCTCCGGCGACGATGCGCGACCAGGTCACCACCGACGGCCGCGCGGGCAGACCGAGCAGCGAACGGGGCCCGTCGACGTCGTACTCCCGCCACACCAGCGCCGCGCCGACCGCGACAACGATGATCGGCGCGATCACCTTCGCCGCCGTCCCGCTGAACACCCACGACACGGCGACCGCGAGCCCGAGCCCGAGCATCGCGAGACCGATGGCCTGCCGCCGCTCCGCACCGGAGGGTTTCACCTGGTCCGAGCCGCCGGGCGTGAAGATCCACAACAGCCCGTACGCGGCGATGCCCGCCCCGGCAAGGGCGGACAGCAGCACGAACGCCATCCGCACCTTGAACACGTCGACGCCCAGATGGTCGGCCACACCGCCCGCCACCCCGCCGACGACCCGGCCGCCCGATCGGCGGACCATCCGCACCTGCGGCGGCCCGGGGATCGGCGCGGGCGCGGGTCCCAGCCCACGGGCAGCGTCGAACCCCCGAGTGTCGAACGCGGGAACAGACGGGTACATGTCTTCGATACTGGCACGATTCCGCGGCCACCAGCATGGGGATTCACCCTGATCTTGCCGGCTGCACAGCCGAATGATTGCTCCAGCGGTCGATCGGTCCAAAGTGTTCAGGCTGATTTTCAGGGTTCCCCCCGATGCGCCGATACGCGGCTCGGGCACACCATGAAATACATGACGAAAACGAACTTCGGCGACCAGGTCCAGCAGATATGGCAGACCCGGCCGGTCCGGTTGCCGCGGCAGGGACCGGTCGCGGGCGTGGCGGCGGGGTTCGCGCGGCGCTACGAGATCGACCCGGTGCTGGTTCGCGTCGCGTTCGTGGTGTCGACGATATTCGGCGGCGCGGGCATCGTGCTCTACCTGCTGGCCTGGCTGCTGCTGAGCGCGTCGGGCGACCAGGCATCGGCGGCGGAGTCGCTGGTCGGCAAGGGCCACAGCTCGCAATCGCAGACCAAGACCATCGTGCTGATCGTGGCGCTGGCCATCGCGGTCAGCACGATGGGCCCGGTCGGCGTCGGTCTCGGCGGATCGGGCCTGATCAGCCTCGCCCTCATGCTGGCGGGCTGGTGGATGCTGCACCTGCGCACGCCCAACCCGCCGCCCGGAACCACGGAAGTGTTCGGCGGATTCGCCCCGGACAGTGGACTCACCGCGACCGGCTACCCAGGCGCGGTCTTCCCGCCGGGAGCCACCCGGACCGTCGGAGATTTCTATATGCCGCCGACCACCATGTACACGCCGTACACCAAGCTGCCGGATTCCTACGTCCCCGAGACGCCGGTTCGAGTCGCGGAGGATGCCCGCACGGTGCCCCTGGACAAGCCCGCCCCCGACCAGCAGGGCGAACCTACGACCGTAGCGCTGGACAAGGCGGCGGCGCCGTCGGGCGAGTCCGGATCGACTCCGCCCGACGAAGGCGGAACCGCATCGAATGCGCCCGTCGACAGCCGAGTAGCTTCGATCGGCGACAAGGCCGAATCCGGCAACGGCGAGGCAGGACGGCACCCGTCCGGCAGCGTCCACGCGGGACCGGCCACGTCCATCGAGAAGATCTCACCGGCCGACCACACCGTCTCGTTCGGTAAAGACGGCGCCGGCACCTCGACGCACGGGAGTCGGCCTACTTCGGCCACGAACCGGCCCGCAGCCGTCCACCCCGCGATCATCGGCGGCCAGACCCCGCCGTCGTGGGATCCGCTGGGCGTCGCTCCCCTCGCCTGGGACCTCCCGGAACCCGCGCCTGTCCGCACCGTCGTCGCGCCGCCACCGAAACGCCCCCGCTCCCGCCTGACTCCGGTGGTGCTCGGCCTGGCCATCCTGGCGGCAGCAGGTGCGGGCGCGGCAGCGGCCTCCGGCGTGGAGTGGATGACTCCCGGCCGGATCGGTGCGGCGGCGCTGGCGGTGATCGGTCTCGGACTGGTGCTCGGCGCGTTCCTGCGGCGCGGGTACGGCTTGCTGGTACTCACCGCGCCGCTGGCCGGGTTCGTGCTGCTGGCCTCCGCGGTCGGCCCGATCGAGTTCGACCAGAGCGCGATGGGTGAGCACACCTGGGCGCCCGCCTCCCTCGCCGAGTTGGCCTCGAACTACAAAGTGACCATGGGCTCCGGCACGCTGGACCTGCGTTCGGTGAAGCTGACCGAGAGCCGCACCGTGGACCTCGATGTGCGGATGGGCGAAGCCCGCGTGCTGCTGCCCGCGGACATGACCGTCCGCACGCGCTGCGCGGTGTCGATGGCCGAGGCCGTCTGCGCCGAAGGCATCAGCGGTCCGAACGCCCCCGGTGCGCCGGTGCTCGATCTGAACGTCGACGTCCGCGCCGGAAACGTGGAGGTGCAGCGTGGCTGAGACCGAGAAGAAAAACACGACCGAATCCCGCGGCCCCGCGGCCTCACTGCTCATCGCGGGCCTGCTGTCCCTCGCGGTCAGCGTGTGGGCTTTCGCCGGACCCGCGTCCTGGCCGGCGGCCAGCATGATCCCGATCGGCTGGATCGTCGTGCTCGCCGCGATCGTCATCGGCATCGCGCTGGTGATCTCCCCGCGCAAACGACCGTGATCATGCCGAACGGTCGGTACCGACGGGCCGTTCTCTTCTCGCACACTCCCCTTCGTCGTCCGACAGGAGAATCCCGCGTGAATTCCGATGAACCCGATGACCGGGCTCCCTCCCCCGCTGGAATCACACCGCCGGATCCCCGCCCGCACCGCGTCACCACCCATGGCACGGTCCTCGGGCACCTGATCCTGCACAGCACCTTCCAGCGCCCCCGCTGAATTCGCACACTTACCCGCGCGGAGCCGACGTCAAGGCAGCCGGAGGATCACTCCCACTCGATGGTGCCCGGCGGCTTGCTGGTCACGTCCAGGACCACGCGGTTGACCTCCGCCACCTCGTTGGTGATGCGGGTGGAGATGCGTTCGAGCACCTCGTAGGGCAGCCGGGTCCAGTCGGCGGTCATGGCGTCCTCGCTGGAGACCGGGCGCAGCACGATCGGGTGGCCGTAGGTGCGGCCGTCGCCCTGGACGCCGACGCTGCGGACCTCCGCGAGCAGCACGACGGGGCACTGCCAGATCTGCCGGTCCAGACCGGCCGCGGTCAACTCCTCGCGGGCGATGGCGTCGGCCTGGCGCAGCGTCTCCAGCCGGTCCGCGGTGACATCGCCGACGATCCGGATGGCGAGACCGGGACCCGGGAAGGGTTGCCGGGCGACGATCTCCTCCGGCAGACCGAGTTCGCGGCCCACCGCGCGGACCTCGTCCTTGAACAGCAACCGCAGCGGTTCGACGAGTTCGAACTCCAGGTCGTCGGGCAGACCGCCGACGTTGTGATGGCTCTTGATGTTCGCGGTGCCGCTGCCGCCGCCGGACTCCACGACGTCCGGGTAGAGCGTGCCCTGCACCAGGAACTCGACCTTCGGCGTCACACCGTCGGCCGCGCCGTGCTCGAGCACAACCTCGCCCACCGCGTCCTCGAAGGACCGGATGAATTCCCGGCCGATGATCTTGCGCTTCTCCTCCGGATCCGTCACCCCCTTCAACTCGCCGAGGAACTTGTCCACCGCGTCGACGGTCACCAGCTTGGCCCCGGTCGCGGCGACGAAATCCTGCTGCACCTGCTCGCGCTCGCCCGCCCGCAGCAGGCCGTGGTCGACGAACACACAGGTCAGCCGGTCGCCGATGGCGCGCTGCACCAGTGCGGCGGCGACGGCGCTGTCCACCCCACCGGACAACCCGCAGATCGCGTGCCCGTCACCGATCTGCTCGCGCACCGAGGCGACCAGCGAATCGGCGATGTTCGCCGGGGTCCAGGTGGAGGGAATGCCAGCGAGCTCGTGCAGGAACCGGCTCAGCACCTGCTGCCCGTGCGGCGAATGCAGCACCTCCGGGTGGTACTGCACACCGGCCAGGCGGCGCGCGCGGTCCTCGAAGGCGGCGACCGGAGCGCCCGCGGTGGTGCCGGTGACCTCGAAGCCCTCCGGCGCGTCGGTGACCGCGTCGCCGTGGCTCATCCACACCGGCTGAATGGTGGGCAGGCCGCCGTGCAGCAAACCGCCGTCGATATTGAGCTCGGTGCGCCCGTACTCACGCGTCCCGGTATGCGAGACCGTGCCGCCCAGCGCCTGAGCCATCGCCTGGAAGCCGTAGCAGATGCCGAAGACCGGCAGCCCCAGATCGAACAACCGCGGATCCAGCTGTGGCGCGCCCTCGGCGTACACGCTGGCCGGGCCGCCGGAGAGGATCACAGCGAGCGGCTGCTTCGCGGCGATCTCCTCCACCGTCGCGGTGTGCGGAACCACCTCGGAGAACACGCTCGACTCGCGCACCCGCCGTGCGATCAGTTGGGCGTACTGTGCTCCGAAGTCGACGACGAGGACCGGTCTCTGGGTTTGTGCCACCCAACCAGTTTAGTGAGCCTCGAAACGAGCGAATCATCGGCACAGCAGCCTGTGCAGGGGGCGAGCCGGGCCGCCCGAATCGTCACGCGCGGCCCGGCTCGCTGGTTATCCTTCTGCTCGTGCCCTTCGCCCGCGCGATCGATGCCGACATCCATTACGAGGACAGCGGCGGGGACGGCCCGGTGGTACTGCTGGCGCACGAGTTCTTGATGGACCGCACCATGTTCGCCGCCCAAATGGCCGCGCTCGCACCAGAGTTCCGGATCGTGTCCTGGGATGCCCGCGGCCATGGCCGCACCAGGGACGAGGGCCTACCCTTCACCTATTGGACCGCGGCCAGGGACGCGCTCACCGTCCTCGATCATCTCGGCGCCGAGCAGGCCGTCATCGGGGGAACCGCGCAGGGCGGTTTCACCGCGCTGCGCACCGCGTTGATCGCCCCGGAACGCGTCTCCGGACTGATCCTGATCAGCACCGAAGCGCACGCCCCCACCCCTGAACAGTCCAGCGCCACCCAGAAGTTCCTCGAAGAGTGGTATGACGACGGCTCCCGCGAGCGCGCCGTGCACCAGCTGGCTTCCTGGCTGATCGGCGACGACGAGTGGTACCGCACGATCTGGACCCAGCGCTGGCTGGTGCGCGACCGCCGCGGGATCGAGGTCGCGGCGGGCTGCCTGCTCAGCCGGGATTCGGTGCTGGACCGGCTCCGCGAAATCGACTGTCCCGCATTGGTGATCCATCCCACCGACAGCGGCATGGACCGCAAGCGCGCCCGAGAACTGGCCAACGGCTTGTCCGGCGCCACGTTCATCGAGATCGCGGACGCGCGACTCGCGGTGACGATGACCCACGCGGAGCCGGTGAATCACGCCATCCAGCAGTTCCTGCGCGCCAGGACCAAGCCGGCCCGGGCACGGTGAACTCACGCACGGACGCTCAGACCCACCTTCTGGAATTCCTTCAGATCCGAGTAACCGGCCTTGGCCATCGAACGCCGCAGTCCGCCGACGAGGTTCAGCGAGCCGAACGGATCGTCCGACGGACCGAAGAGCACCCGCTCCAGGCTGGGACGCACGGGATCCCCGACCGGCTCGCCACCCAGATCCCACGGATCGTCGACGTGCAGCATCGACCCGCGCGGCACGGACGGGTGCGCGGCCGCCGACGGCCAGTACCAGCCGCGGCCGGGCGCCTCCGCGGCCAGGGCGAGCGGGACCCCGAGCACGGCGGCGTCCGCGCCACACGCGATCGCCTTGGCCAGCTGACCCGAGGTGGCGATGTCGCCGTCCGCGATGACGTGCACGTAGCGGCCACCGGTCTCGTCCAGGTAGTCGCGGCGCGCCGCGGCGGCGTCCGCGATCGCGGTGGCCATCGGCACACCGATGCCGAGCACCTCGCCGGTGGTGGTCGCGCCCGGGTAGGAGCCATAGCCGACGATCACGCCCGCCGCACCGGTGCGCATCAGGTGCAGCGCGGTGCGATGATCGCTCACGCCACCCGCGACCACGGGCACGTCCAGTTCGGCGATGAAGGTCTTCAGGTTCAGCGGCTCACCGTCGCCGACGTGCTCGGCGGAGATGATCGTGCCGTGCACCACGAGCAGGTCGATGCCCGCCTGCAGCAGTGCCGGGGTGAGCGTGCGCGCGTTCTGCGGGCTCACCCGCACCGCCACGGTGACACCCGCGGCGCGGACCTGCGCGACCGCGGCGGCGAGCAGATCCGGCTGCATCGGCGCGGCGTGCAGCTCCTGCAGCAACGCCACGGCGCGCTCGTAGCCGCCCTTGCCGACCAGTTCGAGCAACTGGTCGATCTTCGCGCCGACATCCGCGTGCCGCGCCCACAGGCCCTCGCCGTTGATCACGCCGAGGCCGCCGAGGCGGCCGAGCTCGACGGCGAACTCCGGCGATACCAGCGCGTCGGTGGGA
Encoded here:
- a CDS encoding response regulator transcription factor → MRVFLVDDHAVFRSGVRAELSREADMEVVGEAGGVAEAVAGINAERPDVVLLDVHMPDGGGVAVLAGIEPGPVCLALSVSDAAEDVIAVIRAGARGYVTKTISGSELADGIRRVAGGDAVFSPRLAGFVLDSFTGKSPVPEPPLDPELDSLTPRELEVLRLLARGYTYREIAESLFISVKTVETHASNVLRKTQQSNRNALTRWAHRRRID
- a CDS encoding alpha/beta hydrolase gives rise to the protein MPFARAIDADIHYEDSGGDGPVVLLAHEFLMDRTMFAAQMAALAPEFRIVSWDARGHGRTRDEGLPFTYWTAARDALTVLDHLGAEQAVIGGTAQGGFTALRTALIAPERVSGLILISTEAHAPTPEQSSATQKFLEEWYDDGSRERAVHQLASWLIGDDEWYRTIWTQRWLVRDRRGIEVAAGCLLSRDSVLDRLREIDCPALVIHPTDSGMDRKRARELANGLSGATFIEIADARLAVTMTHAEPVNHAIQQFLRARTKPARAR
- the guaA gene encoding glutamine-hydrolyzing GMP synthase, producing MAQTQRPVLVVDFGAQYAQLIARRVRESSVFSEVVPHTATVEEIAAKQPLAVILSGGPASVYAEGAPQLDPRLFDLGLPVFGICYGFQAMAQALGGTVSHTGTREYGRTELNIDGGLLHGGLPTIQPVWMSHGDAVTDAPEGFEVTGTTAGAPVAAFEDRARRLAGVQYHPEVLHSPHGQQVLSRFLHELAGIPSTWTPANIADSLVASVREQIGDGHAICGLSGGVDSAVAAALVQRAIGDRLTCVFVDHGLLRAGEREQVQQDFVAATGAKLVTVDAVDKFLGELKGVTDPEEKRKIIGREFIRSFEDAVGEVVLEHGAADGVTPKVEFLVQGTLYPDVVESGGGSGTANIKSHHNVGGLPDDLEFELVEPLRLLFKDEVRAVGRELGLPEEIVARQPFPGPGLAIRIVGDVTADRLETLRQADAIAREELTAAGLDRQIWQCPVVLLAEVRSVGVQGDGRTYGHPIVLRPVSSEDAMTADWTRLPYEVLERISTRITNEVAEVNRVVLDVTSKPPGTIEWE
- a CDS encoding serine/threonine protein kinase, whose product is MTERARPTVGPQYLVAGRYRLQSKVGGGGMGAVWLAHDRLLDRDVAIKQVLTTAGLDEEEAEAVRNQIMHEGRVAAKLSHDHAIAVYDVVLEAGEPWLVMEHLPSRSVAKALALVDTLPPIEVAQIGAQVADALAAAHAVGIVHRDIKPGNILVADRGPGVGMAKLSDFGISRGAGDLSDEPDGVITGTPSYLPPEVARGAQPTKASDVFSLGATLYTAIEGQPPYGFDEDSDVIVHRAAMAQIIPPTRSGVLTQALLHMMEPAPQRRPTMAEARDEILTAAFGPGTGPYILGAPVRTEDGTIPPWAARNSASGIRSPHSTPLPRPHRNPAGATAAPQRARDPQPANAPLAIAVGLLIGLVIIIAIIVAVL
- a CDS encoding GuaB3 family IMP dehydrogenase-related protein, giving the protein MRDMVEIGMGRTARRTYELDDVDIVPSRRTRSSKQVSLSWQLDAYRFEIPFLAHPTDALVSPEFAVELGRLGGLGVINGEGLWARHADVGAKIDQLLELVGKGGYERAVALLQELHAAPMQPDLLAAAVAQVRAAGVTVAVRVSPQNARTLTPALLQAGIDLLVVHGTIISAEHVGDGEPLNLKTFIAELDVPVVAGGVSDHRTALHLMRTGAAGVIVGYGSYPGATTTGEVLGIGVPMATAIADAAAARRDYLDETGGRYVHVIADGDIATSGQLAKAIACGADAAVLGVPLALAAEAPGRGWYWPSAAAHPSVPRGSMLHVDDPWDLGGEPVGDPVRPSLERVLFGPSDDPFGSLNLVGGLRRSMAKAGYSDLKEFQKVGLSVRA
- a CDS encoding PspC domain-containing protein gives rise to the protein MYPSVPAFDTRGFDAARGLGPAPAPIPGPPQVRMVRRSGGRVVGGVAGGVADHLGVDVFKVRMAFVLLSALAGAGIAAYGLLWIFTPGGSDQVKPSGAERRQAIGLAMLGLGLAVAVSWVFSGTAAKVIAPIIVVAVGAALVWREYDVDGPRSLLGLPARPSVVTWSRIVAGATLIVAGLGVVVLARIDLSSLGSALLAVAVTLVGAGLLTVPLWLRMMRALNTERAARIRNEEREEIASHLHDSVLQTLALIQRQADDPQEVLRLARSQERELRKWLFEDSGPAQSSLAAALRTIAGEVEDQHGVKVTPVTVGDVPMDIDGSGAGLPKEHFTALLGASREALVNAAKHAGVPEIDLFAEAEPHQVSVFVRDRGVGFDLASVPEDRRGLAKSIRGRIERRGGQVELRSAPGRGTEVRISMPRTDSGCPAPDEEPARAAGTAR
- a CDS encoding PspC domain-containing protein, translated to MKYMTKTNFGDQVQQIWQTRPVRLPRQGPVAGVAAGFARRYEIDPVLVRVAFVVSTIFGGAGIVLYLLAWLLLSASGDQASAAESLVGKGHSSQSQTKTIVLIVALAIAVSTMGPVGVGLGGSGLISLALMLAGWWMLHLRTPNPPPGTTEVFGGFAPDSGLTATGYPGAVFPPGATRTVGDFYMPPTTMYTPYTKLPDSYVPETPVRVAEDARTVPLDKPAPDQQGEPTTVALDKAAAPSGESGSTPPDEGGTASNAPVDSRVASIGDKAESGNGEAGRHPSGSVHAGPATSIEKISPADHTVSFGKDGAGTSTHGSRPTSATNRPAAVHPAIIGGQTPPSWDPLGVAPLAWDLPEPAPVRTVVAPPPKRPRSRLTPVVLGLAILAAAGAGAAAASGVEWMTPGRIGAAALAVIGLGLVLGAFLRRGYGLLVLTAPLAGFVLLASAVGPIEFDQSAMGEHTWAPASLAELASNYKVTMGSGTLDLRSVKLTESRTVDLDVRMGEARVLLPADMTVRTRCAVSMAEAVCAEGISGPNAPGAPVLDLNVDVRAGNVEVQRG